The Papaver somniferum cultivar HN1 chromosome 3, ASM357369v1, whole genome shotgun sequence genome includes a region encoding these proteins:
- the LOC113359151 gene encoding uncharacterized protein LOC113359151: MEVAQRDFWWGFEDKRGTYVTSWKNLRVYKDCGGQGFKDLKILNKALLVRAAWRICTNTDTHWGKAIQAKYFSCTSLLHAIVRTNFSWAWNGIQKQIEFIKQNSHWRLGKGDKIKVWLDVCVLGLDNPPVPREDITDRESYIRVQDLMLQDRQNWNSDLI; encoded by the coding sequence ATGGAAGTTgcacaaagagatttttggtgggggtTCGAAGACAAGAGAGGTACTTACGTTACCTCATGGAAAAATCTGAGAGTATATAAAGATTGTGGTGGTCAAGGATTCAAAGACCTGAAGATTCTTAATAAAGCATTACTAGTCAGAGCAGCATGGAGAATCTGCACTAACACTGATACTCACTGGGGTAAAGCTATTCAAGCAAAGTACTTCTCTTGCACTAGCCTTCTTCATGCAATTGTCAGAACAAATTTTTCTTGGGCTTGGAATGGTATTCAGAAGCAGATTGAGTTTATTAAACAAAATAGTCACTGGAGATTAGGCAAGGGTGACAAGATAAAAGTTTGGCTTGATGTCTGTGTGTTAGGCTTAGATAACCCACCAGTTCCAAGAGAAGATATCACAGATAGAGAGTCTTATATTCGGGTTCAGGATTTGATGCTGCAAGATAGGCAAAATTGGAACAGTGATCTGATTTAA
- the LOC113355556 gene encoding wound-induced basic protein-like: protein MIYDVNSTLFRSFLSQKGGADKRRMEDQPKQQRPKANENKPVMNE from the exons ATGATTTACGACGTGAATTCAACTCTCTTCAGATCCTTCCTCAGCCAGAAAGGAGGAGCGGATAAAAG GAGAATGGAAGACCAGCCTAAACAGCAGAGACCAAAGGCCAATGAGAACAAGCCTGTGATGAATGAGTAA